A section of the Caballeronia sp. M1242 genome encodes:
- a CDS encoding LysR family transcriptional regulator: MLNPLWLNTFATVAASHSFTEAGRQLGLRQSSVSEHIRRLEESVGRRLFLRDTHSLALTADGEAMLVHARVILEAMAHAESQFSSRRLRGRVRLGSSDDLALGPLPSVLAAFRDTHPDVELEITIGMTGRLYQLLDAGELDLAVGKRRLGDARGTRLFSGRLEWLAKPGTVVDTTLPLPLILVAEPSVTRAVVLDSLAMTGARWQMVCTSSSHAGCIAAARGGLGLTVRSHFLAGRGLAPPVNRAELPELPEVEFIAFGAKHLSRPAETLLQLLETSDLRGEWDGE; this comes from the coding sequence ATGCTCAATCCGCTCTGGCTGAACACCTTCGCGACGGTGGCCGCGTCGCACAGCTTTACTGAAGCCGGGCGGCAACTCGGCCTGCGTCAATCCAGCGTGTCGGAGCATATCCGGCGCCTGGAAGAGAGCGTCGGCCGGCGGCTCTTCCTGCGCGACACGCACTCGCTCGCGCTCACCGCCGACGGCGAAGCAATGCTCGTCCACGCCCGGGTGATTCTCGAAGCGATGGCGCACGCGGAATCGCAGTTCAGTTCGCGGCGCTTGCGCGGGCGCGTGCGACTCGGCTCATCCGACGATCTCGCGCTCGGACCGCTGCCGAGCGTGCTCGCCGCGTTTCGCGACACGCATCCGGACGTGGAACTGGAAATCACCATCGGCATGACCGGGCGGCTGTATCAACTGCTCGACGCGGGCGAACTGGATCTTGCCGTCGGCAAGCGGCGTCTCGGCGATGCGCGCGGCACGCGGCTTTTCAGCGGGCGGCTGGAATGGCTCGCGAAGCCGGGGACCGTCGTCGATACGACGCTGCCGTTGCCGCTGATTCTCGTCGCCGAGCCGAGCGTCACGCGCGCCGTGGTGCTCGATTCCCTCGCGATGACCGGTGCGCGCTGGCAAATGGTCTGCACGAGCAGCAGCCACGCGGGCTGCATCGCGGCGGCGCGCGGCGGGCTAGGCCTCACGGTGCGCTCGCACTTTCTGGCGGGCCGCGGGCTCGCGCCGCCCGTCAATCGGGCGGAGTTGCCGGAGTTGCCCGAAGTGGAGTTCATCGCGTTCGGCGCGAAGCATCTGAGCCGGCCGGCGGAGACGCTGCTCCAGCTTCTGGAGACGAGCGATCTGCGCGGGGAGTGGGACGGGGAGTAG
- a CDS encoding DHA2 family efflux MFS transporter permease subunit, with product MTRQSSHTALLWIVAVGFFMQALDTTIVNTALPSIARDVHAAPLAMQSIVVAYTLTMALLTPASGWLADRFGTRRVYFVSISLFVVGSLACGGAHSLNQLVFARVLQGIGGSMLLPIGRLAVLRAVSGEAYVSALAMISVAGQVGPILGPTLGGWFVQSFTWHWIFLINVPIGAAGLYAVQRFLPHDTLHDAPPFDFIGCGLLSLCMVAFSLALDPPVQTHRGALSAALFTLAAISAFAYIPYARHRRNPLFKLALFREPNFSVGLIGNLLCRIGSSAVPFLLPLMMQLELGYSPLHSGLMMLPIAIAGTVSKRWIARLVKRYGYDTFLLVNTALVGASIVAFAAFSPSLPLFAEIVILAIFGACNSMQFAAMNSVTLKGLSKQDAGSGNSLFSMVQMLAIGLGVSIGGSLVQVFEGHFGSASLGFKLSFACMGVVTLLSGAVFRRLDSAPQASAPTPAAR from the coding sequence ATGACCAGACAGTCTTCGCACACGGCGCTTTTGTGGATTGTCGCCGTGGGTTTTTTCATGCAGGCGCTCGATACGACGATCGTCAACACGGCGCTGCCTTCCATCGCGCGGGACGTGCACGCCGCGCCGCTCGCGATGCAGTCGATCGTCGTCGCCTACACGCTCACGATGGCGCTGCTCACGCCCGCCTCCGGCTGGCTCGCCGACCGCTTCGGCACGCGGCGCGTGTATTTCGTGTCGATCAGCTTGTTCGTCGTCGGATCGCTCGCCTGCGGGGGCGCGCATTCGCTCAATCAACTCGTCTTTGCGCGCGTGCTGCAAGGCATCGGCGGCTCGATGCTGCTGCCGATTGGCCGCCTAGCGGTGTTGCGCGCTGTCAGCGGGGAAGCCTATGTGTCCGCGCTCGCGATGATTTCCGTCGCCGGACAAGTCGGCCCGATTCTCGGCCCGACGCTCGGCGGCTGGTTCGTCCAGTCGTTCACATGGCACTGGATCTTTCTGATCAACGTGCCGATCGGCGCGGCCGGCCTCTACGCGGTGCAGCGCTTCCTGCCCCACGACACTTTGCACGACGCGCCGCCCTTCGACTTCATCGGCTGCGGCTTGCTCTCGCTGTGCATGGTCGCGTTTTCGCTCGCGCTCGATCCTCCGGTGCAGACGCATCGCGGCGCGCTGTCGGCGGCCCTCTTCACGCTCGCGGCGATATCCGCGTTCGCCTACATTCCGTATGCGCGCCACCGGCGCAATCCGCTCTTCAAGCTCGCGCTTTTTCGTGAACCGAACTTCAGCGTCGGCCTGATCGGCAATCTGCTGTGCCGCATCGGGTCGAGCGCGGTGCCGTTTCTGCTGCCGCTCATGATGCAACTGGAACTCGGCTATAGCCCGCTGCATTCCGGGCTCATGATGCTGCCCATCGCGATTGCGGGCACCGTCTCGAAGCGCTGGATCGCGCGGCTCGTCAAGCGGTACGGCTACGACACGTTCCTGTTGGTGAACACGGCGCTGGTCGGCGCGTCGATCGTCGCCTTCGCGGCTTTTTCGCCGTCATTGCCGCTTTTCGCCGAAATCGTGATTCTCGCGATCTTCGGCGCATGCAACTCGATGCAGTTCGCCGCGATGAACAGCGTCACGCTCAAGGGTTTGTCGAAGCAGGACGCGGGCAGCGGCAACAGCCTGTTCTCGATGGTGCAGATGCTCGCCATCGGGCTCGGCGTGTCGATCGGTGGCTCGCTCGTGCAGGTCTTCGAGGGACACTTCGGGTCGGCGTCGCTCGGCTTCAAACTGAGCTTCGCGTGCATGGGCGTGGTCACGTTGCTCTCGGGCGCGGTGTTCCGCCGGCTCGATTCCGCGCCGCAAGCGTCCGCGCCGACGCCCGCCGCACGATAA
- the rarD gene encoding EamA family transporter RarD: MNPGVVYAFAAFAIWGLFPIYFKALHSIGAIEMLAHRMAWSMLFLLIVLTARRQWQWLVPVLRDKRLLARFAASAVLLSANWGIYIWAVNAGRIVEASLGYFINPLVNVLFGMAFLHERLRPVQWLAVIVAALGVAWLTWVNGAPPWISFALALTFGGYGLLRKTASLGALEGLTLETMLLCPVALLYLFVLGSHGGSGFAHATISVKLLLAAAGPVTAVPLLLFAAGARRIPLSMLGLIQYITPSLQLLIGVAIYQEAFGHDQLIGYGAIWAALALYSLEGVYSARRARAA, translated from the coding sequence ATGAATCCAGGCGTCGTCTACGCATTCGCGGCTTTTGCCATCTGGGGTCTTTTCCCGATCTACTTCAAGGCACTGCATTCGATCGGCGCGATCGAAATGCTCGCGCACCGCATGGCGTGGTCGATGCTCTTCCTGCTGATCGTGCTGACCGCGCGCCGTCAATGGCAATGGCTCGTGCCCGTGCTGCGCGACAAGCGGCTGCTCGCGCGCTTCGCGGCGAGCGCGGTGCTGCTCTCCGCGAACTGGGGCATCTATATCTGGGCGGTGAACGCGGGGCGTATCGTCGAGGCGAGTCTCGGCTATTTCATCAATCCGCTCGTCAACGTGCTGTTCGGCATGGCGTTCCTGCACGAACGCCTGCGGCCGGTGCAGTGGCTTGCCGTTATCGTGGCGGCGCTGGGCGTCGCGTGGCTTACATGGGTGAACGGCGCGCCGCCCTGGATCAGCTTCGCGCTTGCGCTCACGTTCGGCGGCTATGGCCTGCTGCGCAAGACCGCCTCGCTCGGCGCGCTCGAAGGCCTGACACTCGAAACCATGCTGCTGTGTCCGGTCGCGCTGCTCTATCTCTTCGTGCTCGGCTCGCACGGAGGAAGCGGCTTCGCGCACGCGACCATCAGCGTAAAGCTGCTGCTCGCGGCGGCCGGACCGGTGACGGCCGTGCCGCTTCTGCTGTTTGCCGCCGGCGCGCGGCGCATTCCGCTGTCCATGCTCGGGCTCATTCAATACATCACGCCGTCGCTGCAACTGCTGATCGGCGTGGCGATCTATCAGGAGGCGTTCGGGCACGATCAGTTGATCGGCTACGGCGCCATCTGGGCCGCGCTCGCGCTGTATTCGCTCGAAGGCGTCTACTCGGCGCGGCGGGCACGGGCAGCCTGA
- a CDS encoding aldo/keto reductase, with protein sequence MQYRKFGNTGLTVSRLTLGTMTFGLQTDENVSRSIMDRASEAGVNFIDTADVYPLGGTHDIVGRTEEIVGRWLAGKRDQFILATKAVGVMGPLDWNKGASRKHLLDAIDASLRRLNTDYVDLYQLHMDDRDTPLDETLEALDVIVRHGKARYIGVSNFLAYRLARALGRADVLRTARFVSVQPRYNLLFRQIERELLPLSTEEGLAVIPYNPLAGGLLTGKHKHGAAPSEGRFTATVGKAGEMYQERYWHEREFQTIEKLKEIVAPTGRSLASTSLAWVLENPAVTSAIIGASRPEQLDDTLAAVDQPLDPDIKAKLDDATVEYRWGDASR encoded by the coding sequence GTGCAATACCGCAAATTCGGCAACACCGGACTCACCGTATCTCGTCTCACACTGGGCACGATGACCTTTGGTCTGCAGACCGACGAGAACGTGTCGCGCAGCATCATGGATCGCGCGAGCGAGGCAGGCGTCAATTTCATCGATACCGCCGATGTGTATCCGCTCGGCGGCACGCACGATATCGTCGGCCGCACGGAGGAGATCGTCGGGCGATGGCTTGCGGGCAAGCGCGACCAGTTCATCCTCGCGACGAAGGCCGTCGGCGTGATGGGTCCGCTCGACTGGAACAAGGGCGCGTCGCGCAAGCACCTGCTCGATGCCATCGACGCGTCGCTCAGGCGCCTGAACACCGATTACGTCGATCTGTATCAGCTGCATATGGACGACCGCGACACGCCGCTCGACGAAACGCTCGAGGCGCTCGACGTGATCGTGCGGCACGGCAAGGCGCGTTATATCGGCGTATCGAATTTTCTGGCGTACCGGCTCGCGCGGGCGCTGGGCCGCGCGGACGTGCTGCGTACCGCGCGCTTCGTCTCGGTGCAGCCGCGCTACAACCTGCTCTTCCGGCAGATCGAGCGCGAGTTGCTGCCGCTTTCGACCGAAGAAGGGCTCGCCGTGATTCCGTACAACCCGCTCGCGGGCGGCCTGCTGACGGGTAAGCACAAGCACGGCGCGGCGCCTTCCGAGGGCCGCTTCACCGCGACCGTCGGAAAGGCGGGCGAGATGTATCAGGAGCGTTACTGGCACGAGCGCGAGTTTCAGACCATCGAGAAGCTGAAAGAAATCGTCGCGCCGACCGGGCGTTCTCTTGCGAGCACGTCGCTCGCGTGGGTGCTGGAAAATCCCGCGGTGACATCGGCGATCATCGGCGCGAGCCGCCCGGAGCAGCTCGACGATACGCTCGCCGCCGTCGATCAGCCGCTCGATCCGGACATCAAGGCGAAGCTCGACGATGCGACCGTCGAATACCGCTGGGGCGATGCATCGCGCTGA
- a CDS encoding VOC family protein, translating to MHKQIFVNLAVRDLQQSMTFFKALGFHFNPAFTNDAAACLVIGENIYAMLLTEAFFKTFTDKTLVDARESVEALVCLSCESRAEVDELIAKAVVAGGRTPRAPQDHGSMYGHAFEDLDGHTWELVHMEPEAA from the coding sequence ATGCACAAGCAGATCTTCGTGAACCTGGCGGTTCGCGACCTTCAGCAATCGATGACGTTTTTCAAGGCGCTCGGCTTTCACTTCAACCCGGCATTCACGAACGACGCCGCCGCGTGCCTCGTCATCGGCGAGAACATCTACGCGATGCTGCTCACCGAGGCGTTCTTCAAGACGTTCACCGACAAGACGCTCGTCGATGCGCGTGAAAGTGTCGAGGCGCTCGTGTGCCTGTCGTGCGAGAGCAGGGCGGAAGTGGACGAACTCATCGCCAAGGCCGTGGTTGCGGGCGGGCGCACGCCGCGCGCGCCGCAGGACCACGGGTCCATGTACGGTCACGCGTTCGAGGACCTCGACGGCCATACCTGGGAACTGGTGCATATGGAGCCGGAAGCAGCGTGA
- a CDS encoding DUF2917 domain-containing protein, protein MEELSQVLEGRGARHGVASGKLHASGARVVVYVEVLPHQTVSWRLARDAELRADASIWLTRHEDPYDYWLKPGDVVRLARGERVWLSSESERAVEVSLTSYRAKHVRPAWARILARFVPRAVNAL, encoded by the coding sequence ATGGAAGAGCTATCGCAAGTTCTAGAAGGGCGTGGCGCGCGCCACGGCGTCGCCTCGGGCAAGCTGCATGCGTCGGGCGCGCGCGTGGTCGTGTATGTCGAAGTGCTGCCGCATCAGACGGTCTCGTGGCGGCTTGCGCGCGATGCTGAATTGCGCGCGGATGCCTCGATATGGCTCACGCGTCATGAGGACCCCTACGATTACTGGCTCAAGCCGGGCGATGTCGTGCGGCTTGCGCGCGGCGAACGCGTGTGGCTGTCGTCGGAGTCGGAGCGCGCGGTGGAGGTGTCGCTGACATCGTATCGCGCGAAGCACGTTCGGCCCGCGTGGGCGCGCATTCTTGCCCGCTTCGTGCCGCGCGCCGTGAACGCGCTCTGA
- a CDS encoding YciI family protein, with the protein MAFLLLIVEPVGQRAQRTAEEGREAYRQMVEFADTLKARGVLRACESLTSLADASRVSTVKGDARVIDGPFAEAKEMIGGFFLLDCETHAEAVAIAAECPAAAWCTVEVRKLGPCYL; encoded by the coding sequence GTGGCTTTTCTGTTGCTCATCGTTGAACCCGTCGGTCAGCGCGCGCAGCGCACGGCCGAGGAAGGGCGGGAGGCGTACCGGCAAATGGTCGAGTTCGCCGACACACTGAAGGCGCGCGGCGTCTTGCGCGCGTGCGAATCGCTGACGTCGCTCGCGGACGCGTCGCGCGTTTCCACGGTGAAAGGCGACGCGCGCGTCATCGACGGGCCGTTCGCGGAAGCGAAGGAAATGATCGGCGGCTTCTTCCTGCTCGATTGCGAGACGCACGCCGAAGCGGTGGCGATTGCCGCCGAGTGCCCGGCGGCGGCATGGTGCACGGTGGAGGTCCGCAAGCTCGGGCCGTGCTATCTGTGA
- a CDS encoding tannase/feruloyl esterase family alpha/beta hydrolase — protein MLAAALALLPLSCAHAAAYVTKHCDDLAGKTVLASIIGLPTRGALIVTASAVKAAAPGNRNGEYCRVTGIIRAIQETTPDIRFEVNLPSHWNGRALQMGGGGYNGVLVSGTEPMPFAPDSTPLARGYATFGSDSGHVGNSGRADFAVNDEAIVNFGFAHLKKTRDVALALIEMGYGRLPDKIYFAGGSTGGREGFTVIERFPNDYDGVIANAPAINFSGVRLLGVKVGQASYAKPGGFVGLAQQRRVYETVIHECDRLDGLADGIVGNVEGCRQLEPQIIASLRCANGQRPSLRDSCLSDAQLDTLELLRDGLSMRYPLAYGVATYPGYNVFQGVDFSGMLGLGDSPTLVNPPTFAANGYLFAQGDAYIRHFVTRDAAVSGLSFDIDNPGRYRQRLVTLAYTVGAMNPDFSAFIAHGGKLVAMHGLADEVISPNQTIAFYRGLVERYGQETVDSFMRLYMVPGFQHGNGVFIPAWDELGALDEWVTNGVAPETLIGTDIAPATNGRTRPICRYPGYPRYLGKGRVNVAASFRCTAP, from the coding sequence TTGCTCGCCGCCGCGCTCGCGCTGCTGCCGCTTTCGTGCGCGCACGCCGCCGCGTACGTCACCAAGCACTGCGACGACCTCGCCGGCAAGACGGTGCTCGCGTCGATCATCGGCTTGCCGACGCGCGGCGCGCTGATCGTCACGGCGTCGGCGGTCAAGGCGGCCGCGCCGGGCAATCGCAACGGCGAGTATTGCCGCGTGACGGGCATCATCCGCGCGATTCAGGAGACGACGCCGGACATCCGCTTCGAAGTGAACCTGCCGAGCCACTGGAACGGTCGCGCGCTGCAGATGGGCGGCGGCGGCTACAACGGCGTGCTCGTGTCCGGCACCGAGCCGATGCCCTTCGCGCCCGATTCGACGCCGCTCGCGCGCGGCTACGCGACCTTCGGCTCGGACTCGGGGCACGTCGGCAATTCGGGACGCGCGGATTTCGCGGTCAACGACGAAGCCATCGTCAACTTCGGCTTCGCGCATCTGAAGAAAACGCGCGATGTCGCGCTCGCGCTGATCGAAATGGGCTACGGGCGCTTGCCCGACAAGATCTACTTCGCGGGCGGCTCGACGGGCGGGCGCGAAGGCTTCACGGTCATCGAGCGGTTCCCGAACGACTATGACGGCGTGATCGCCAACGCGCCCGCCATCAACTTCTCGGGCGTGCGGTTGCTCGGCGTGAAAGTGGGGCAGGCGTCGTACGCGAAGCCGGGCGGCTTCGTCGGGCTCGCGCAGCAACGGCGCGTGTACGAGACGGTGATCCACGAATGCGACCGGCTCGACGGTCTCGCGGACGGCATCGTCGGCAATGTCGAAGGGTGCCGGCAACTGGAACCGCAGATCATCGCGTCATTGCGCTGCGCGAACGGCCAGCGTCCTTCGCTGCGCGACAGTTGTCTCTCCGATGCGCAACTCGACACGCTGGAACTGCTGCGCGACGGTCTTTCGATGCGCTATCCCCTCGCTTATGGCGTCGCGACCTATCCCGGCTACAACGTGTTTCAGGGCGTGGACTTCTCCGGCATGCTCGGCCTCGGCGATTCGCCCACGCTCGTGAACCCGCCGACGTTCGCCGCGAACGGCTATCTCTTCGCGCAGGGCGACGCGTATATCCGCCACTTCGTCACGCGCGACGCGGCGGTGAGCGGACTCTCGTTCGATATCGACAACCCCGGCCGCTACCGGCAGCGGCTCGTCACGCTCGCCTATACGGTCGGCGCGATGAACCCGGATTTCTCGGCGTTCATCGCGCACGGCGGCAAGCTCGTCGCCATGCACGGCCTCGCCGACGAAGTGATCAGCCCGAACCAGACCATCGCGTTCTATCGCGGGCTCGTCGAGCGATATGGGCAGGAAACCGTCGATTCGTTCATGCGGCTTTACATGGTGCCCGGCTTCCAGCACGGCAACGGCGTGTTCATTCCCGCATGGGACGAACTCGGCGCGCTCGACGAGTGGGTGACGAACGGCGTCGCGCCGGAGACGCTCATCGGCACGGATATAGCGCCGGCCACCAACGGACGCACGCGTCCCATCTGCCGATACCCCGGCTATCCGCGCTATCTCGGCAAGGGACGAGTGAACGTGGCCGCGAGCTTCCGCTGCACGGCACCGTAG
- a CDS encoding AI-2E family transporter, producing the protein MNNNQSVHQNFFHILLFVVTVALGWVLLPFFGAIFWGAILALLFQPMQRWLTVRFGKRRNLAALTTLAAAILIVIIPVSVVAVTLVQEVALVYTRIKSGDLNFGMYFQHVLHALPASVQQLLGRYGLDDIGGVQSKLMEGASRISQFAAAQALLIGQNTFQFIVSFGVMLYLVFFLLRDGGEIGRRIRRALPLDPAPKQHLIAKFTTVVRATVKGNIAVAAVQGFLGGLIFWILGINGSLLWGVLMAFLSLLPAVGAALVWAPAALYFFMTGEIWRGLVLVAFCVVVIGLVDNVLRPILVGKDTKMPDWVVLISTLGGMALFGINGFVIGPLVAALFMASWDIFSQDEDGQ; encoded by the coding sequence ATGAACAACAACCAGTCCGTTCACCAGAACTTCTTTCATATCCTGCTGTTCGTCGTGACCGTCGCGCTCGGCTGGGTGCTGCTGCCGTTCTTCGGCGCGATCTTCTGGGGGGCGATACTCGCGCTGCTTTTTCAGCCGATGCAGCGCTGGCTCACGGTGCGCTTCGGCAAGCGCCGCAACCTCGCCGCGTTGACGACGCTCGCGGCCGCGATTCTCATCGTCATCATCCCGGTGTCGGTGGTCGCGGTGACGCTCGTGCAGGAAGTCGCGCTGGTCTATACGCGCATCAAGAGCGGCGATCTGAACTTCGGCATGTACTTTCAGCATGTGCTTCATGCGCTGCCGGCTTCCGTGCAGCAACTGCTCGGGCGTTACGGCCTCGACGACATCGGCGGCGTGCAAAGCAAGCTGATGGAAGGCGCCTCGCGCATCAGCCAGTTCGCGGCGGCGCAGGCGCTGCTCATCGGTCAGAACACGTTCCAGTTCATCGTGAGCTTCGGCGTGATGCTCTATCTCGTGTTTTTCCTGCTGCGCGATGGCGGCGAGATCGGGCGACGCATCCGCCGCGCGCTTCCACTCGATCCGGCGCCGAAGCAGCATCTGATCGCGAAGTTCACGACCGTCGTGCGCGCGACGGTCAAGGGCAACATCGCGGTGGCCGCCGTGCAGGGCTTTCTCGGTGGGCTGATCTTCTGGATTCTCGGCATCAACGGCTCCTTGCTCTGGGGCGTGCTGATGGCGTTTCTGTCCCTCTTGCCGGCGGTGGGCGCGGCGCTCGTCTGGGCGCCGGCCGCGCTCTACTTTTTCATGACCGGCGAGATCTGGCGCGGGCTGGTGCTGGTGGCGTTCTGCGTCGTCGTGATCGGGCTCGTGGATAACGTGCTGCGCCCGATTCTCGTCGGCAAGGACACGAAGATGCCCGACTGGGTCGTGCTCATCTCGACGCTCGGCGGCATGGCGTTGTTCGGTATCAACGGCTTCGTGATCGGGCCGCTCGTGGCCGCATTGTTCATGGCGAGCTGGGATATCTTTTCGCAGGATGAGGACGGGCAGTAG
- a CDS encoding SpoVR family protein, translating into MTTRHVNNETRGYHLDGTDDRAPSKLGPEAGQRNASATTHEVSMNVAEKRRPLPCPSDWSVELIEEYDAEISRVANRYGLDVYPIQLEIISAEQMMDAYASVGMPVNYRHWSFGKHFLSTEKSYRRGQMGLAYEIVINSNPCIAYLMEENTMTMQALVIAHAAYGHNSFFKGNYLFRLWTDAHAIIDYLVYAKNYIAECEERHGLDRVEELLDSCHALMNYGVDRYKRPQKLSLAKEAAMRREREAYLQSQVNELWRTLPNKKAPSAEEIESRYPPEPQENLLYFAEKNAPLLEPWEREVIRIVRKVGQYFYPQRQTQVMNEGWATFWHYTLLNTLYNEGRLEDGFMMEFLHSHSNVVYQPPVTKPYYSGINPYALGFSMMSDIRRICENPTDEDREWFPDLAGSDWLESLHYAMRNFKDESFIAQYLSPHLIREMRLFSILDDDMRDALEVSAIHDESGYRYVRQALSRQYDIHHREPNIQVYSVNTRGDRSLTLRHFMTDNRHLSNDSDEVLKHMARLWQFDVYLESVDENGTVRKRFDCRYTAPNSR; encoded by the coding sequence ATGACGACGAGGCACGTGAACAACGAAACGCGTGGATATCATCTCGACGGCACGGACGATCGTGCGCCGTCGAAACTCGGACCGGAAGCGGGGCAACGCAATGCGTCCGCCACGACGCACGAGGTAAGCATGAACGTTGCAGAAAAACGGCGGCCGCTGCCATGCCCATCGGACTGGAGCGTCGAGCTGATCGAGGAGTACGACGCCGAAATATCGCGCGTCGCGAATCGCTACGGGCTCGACGTGTATCCGATCCAGCTCGAAATCATCAGCGCCGAGCAGATGATGGATGCGTATGCGTCCGTCGGTATGCCGGTGAACTATCGGCACTGGTCGTTCGGCAAGCACTTTCTCTCGACGGAAAAGAGCTACCGGCGCGGGCAGATGGGCCTCGCGTATGAGATCGTCATCAACTCGAATCCGTGCATCGCGTATCTGATGGAAGAGAACACGATGACGATGCAGGCGCTCGTCATCGCGCATGCCGCTTACGGGCATAACTCCTTCTTCAAGGGCAACTATCTGTTCCGGCTGTGGACGGACGCGCACGCGATCATCGATTACCTCGTGTACGCGAAGAATTACATCGCGGAATGCGAGGAGCGTCACGGGCTGGATCGCGTCGAGGAACTGCTCGACTCGTGCCACGCGCTGATGAACTACGGCGTGGACCGCTACAAGCGTCCGCAAAAGCTGTCGCTCGCGAAAGAAGCCGCGATGCGCCGCGAGCGCGAGGCGTATCTGCAATCGCAGGTGAATGAACTGTGGCGCACGCTGCCGAACAAAAAGGCGCCGTCGGCCGAGGAAATCGAAAGCCGCTATCCGCCGGAGCCGCAGGAGAACCTGCTGTATTTCGCTGAAAAGAACGCGCCGCTCCTGGAACCTTGGGAGCGCGAAGTCATTCGCATCGTGCGCAAGGTCGGACAGTATTTCTATCCGCAGCGGCAGACGCAGGTCATGAACGAAGGCTGGGCCACGTTCTGGCACTACACGCTGCTGAACACGCTCTACAACGAAGGCCGGCTAGAAGACGGCTTCATGATGGAGTTCCTGCACTCGCATTCGAACGTGGTCTATCAGCCGCCGGTGACGAAGCCGTATTACAGCGGCATCAACCCGTATGCGCTCGGCTTTTCGATGATGAGCGACATTCGCCGCATCTGCGAGAACCCGACGGACGAAGACCGCGAGTGGTTCCCCGACCTCGCGGGCAGCGACTGGCTGGAATCGCTGCACTACGCGATGCGCAACTTCAAGGACGAGAGCTTTATCGCGCAGTATCTGTCGCCGCATTTGATCCGCGAGATGCGCCTTTTCTCGATCCTCGACGACGACATGCGCGACGCGCTCGAAGTCTCGGCCATTCACGATGAAAGCGGCTATCGCTATGTGCGGCAGGCGCTGTCGCGGCAGTACGACATTCATCATCGCGAGCCGAACATTCAGGTGTATTCGGTGAACACGCGCGGCGACCGCAGTCTCACGCTGCGTCACTTCATGACCGACAATCGCCATCTGTCGAACGACAGCGACGAAGTGCTCAAGCACATGGCGCGCTTGTGGCAGTTCGATGTGTATCTGGAAAGCGTCGATGAAAACGGCACGGTGAGGAAGCGCTTCGACTGCCGGTATACGGCGCCGAATTCGCGCTGA